The following are from one region of the Achromobacter xylosoxidans genome:
- a CDS encoding Bug family tripartite tricarboxylate transporter substrate binding protein translates to MRITTAAVCGALTLAALVAAPASAQDAPVRFIVPYPPGGAADQIARLVAQEMSKGGGATIIVENKPGAAGMIAADYVARAKPDGKTFFVGSNAPLVVNQALYAKMTYDPAKDFVPVSGMAKSPLLLVVRHDLPARDVKALIALGKQSPGKLTMGSAGTGNITYLAGEYAVSKLGFQVTHVPYQGSAPAIVGLMGSSTDMMFDALPSSMTQAQAGKIRPFAVLDDKRFAGLPDVPTAGELGYPGIDASAWFGLVAPAGTQAAVVDQMNRGVNQALAQPELQRKLASIGAVAMPGNAQVFAAFVQAERDRWLPVARDLGLKAQ, encoded by the coding sequence ATGCGCATCACCACCGCCGCAGTCTGCGGCGCCTTGACCCTGGCTGCCCTTGTGGCCGCCCCCGCATCGGCCCAGGATGCGCCCGTCCGCTTCATCGTGCCTTACCCGCCGGGCGGCGCCGCCGACCAGATCGCGCGCCTGGTGGCGCAGGAAATGAGCAAGGGCGGCGGCGCGACCATCATCGTGGAGAACAAGCCGGGCGCGGCCGGCATGATCGCCGCCGATTACGTCGCCCGCGCCAAGCCCGACGGCAAGACCTTCTTCGTCGGCTCCAACGCCCCGCTGGTGGTGAACCAGGCGCTCTACGCGAAGATGACCTACGACCCGGCCAAGGACTTCGTCCCGGTCTCGGGCATGGCCAAATCGCCGCTCTTGCTGGTGGTCCGCCATGACCTGCCGGCGCGCGACGTCAAGGCCTTGATAGCCCTGGGCAAGCAATCCCCCGGCAAGCTGACCATGGGCTCCGCCGGCACCGGCAATATCACCTATCTTGCCGGCGAATACGCCGTCAGCAAGTTGGGCTTCCAGGTCACGCACGTGCCGTACCAGGGCAGCGCGCCCGCCATCGTCGGCCTGATGGGCAGCAGCACCGACATGATGTTCGACGCCCTGCCCTCCAGCATGACGCAGGCGCAGGCTGGCAAGATCCGCCCCTTCGCCGTGCTCGACGACAAGCGCTTCGCCGGCCTGCCCGACGTGCCTACCGCCGGCGAACTGGGCTATCCCGGCATCGATGCCAGCGCCTGGTTCGGCCTGGTTGCGCCCGCCGGCACGCAGGCCGCCGTGGTCGACCAGATGAACCGCGGCGTCAACCAGGCGCTCGCGCAGCCGGAACTGCAGCGCAAGCTCGCCAGTATTGGAGCCGTGGCCATGCCGGGCAACGCCCAGGTGTTCGCCGCCTTCGTCCAGGCCGAGCGCGACCGCTGGCTGCCGGTCGCCCGCGACCTGGGCCTGAAGGCTCAGTAA
- a CDS encoding CaiB/BaiF CoA transferase family protein, whose protein sequence is MERDNTAAAQPRGALSHLKILDLTRVLAGPWATQTLADMGADVIKVERPAHGDDTRGWGPPFLTGADGAETRDSSYFLSANRGKRSITVDIATAEGQALIAELAKDSDVLVENYKVGTLARYGLDYDSLRAINPRLIYCSITGFGQDGPYAPLPGYDFVFQGMGGLMSITGDPAGEPMKSGIAITDLLTGVYASTAILAAVEHRHVSGVGQYIDMSLLDCVITISSYQAINYFLSGRVPQRMGNAHSNMVPYQVFACKEGSVIVAVGNDGQYRALCDAIGRADLAADERYATAGGRNRNRDTLIPPIAEAMLARTMQEWVQILQAANVPCGPIYNIEQVFQDPHVRHRGMQLSLPHAAGVDTPAVANPIRMRDTPIRYGRAAPTLGQHTDDVLSERLGLDQTRIAELKGRGII, encoded by the coding sequence ATGGAGCGAGACAACACCGCCGCCGCGCAACCGCGCGGCGCGCTATCCCATCTGAAGATCCTGGACCTGACGCGCGTGCTGGCCGGCCCATGGGCGACGCAGACGCTGGCCGACATGGGCGCGGACGTCATCAAGGTGGAGCGCCCCGCGCACGGCGACGACACGCGCGGCTGGGGGCCTCCGTTCCTGACCGGCGCCGACGGCGCGGAGACCCGGGACTCGTCCTACTTCCTGAGCGCCAATCGCGGCAAGCGGTCCATTACCGTGGACATCGCCACGGCCGAAGGCCAGGCGCTCATCGCGGAACTGGCGAAGGACTCCGATGTGCTGGTCGAGAACTACAAGGTCGGCACGCTGGCGCGCTATGGATTGGACTACGACAGCCTGCGCGCCATCAATCCGCGCCTGATCTATTGCTCGATCACCGGCTTCGGCCAGGACGGACCCTACGCGCCGCTGCCGGGTTACGACTTCGTGTTCCAGGGCATGGGTGGGTTGATGAGCATCACCGGCGACCCCGCCGGCGAGCCGATGAAATCCGGCATCGCCATCACGGATCTGCTGACCGGCGTCTACGCCAGCACGGCGATTCTTGCCGCTGTCGAGCACCGCCACGTCAGCGGCGTCGGGCAGTACATCGACATGTCGCTGCTGGACTGCGTGATCACGATCTCGTCCTACCAGGCCATCAACTATTTCCTGTCCGGGCGGGTGCCCCAGCGCATGGGCAATGCCCATTCCAACATGGTTCCGTACCAGGTGTTCGCCTGCAAGGAAGGCTCGGTCATCGTCGCGGTCGGCAACGACGGCCAGTACCGCGCTCTCTGCGACGCCATCGGCCGCGCCGACCTGGCCGCCGACGAACGCTACGCCACGGCCGGCGGGCGCAACCGGAACCGCGACACGCTGATACCCCCGATCGCCGAGGCGATGCTGGCGCGCACCATGCAGGAATGGGTGCAGATACTGCAGGCGGCGAACGTGCCCTGCGGGCCCATCTACAACATCGAACAGGTATTCCAGGATCCGCACGTGCGCCATCGCGGCATGCAGCTGTCGCTGCCCCATGCCGCCGGCGTGGACACCCCGGCCGTGGCCAATCCCATCCGCATGCGCGACACGCCCATCCGCTACGGCCGCGCCGCCCCCACCCTGGGCCAGCACACCGACGACGTGCTAAGCGAACGGCTAGGCCTGGACCAGACCCGCATCGCGGAGCTGAAAGGCCGCGGAATTATCTGA
- a CDS encoding ABC transporter ATP-binding protein encodes MNLTFDHVHKHFGELPVVDGFTSEIKTGELVALVGPSGCGKSTLLHLAAGLENPTEGSVLADGKAVAGPHPSRTLVFQEHALYPWLTLEDNVALALEFQNTPKPRAREAARQWLARVSLAGFEHYYPHQVSGGMRQRAALARAFIAQPQTMLMDEPFGALDALTRLSLQDVLRQLIAQEKPTVLLVTHDVDEALFLADRIIVFSPRPARVLREFNLAHREKTHDLSGLAAEKREILRLLGIAVDGSGEHADLALAA; translated from the coding sequence ATGAATCTGACCTTCGACCATGTCCACAAGCACTTCGGCGAACTGCCGGTGGTGGACGGCTTTACCAGCGAAATCAAGACCGGTGAACTGGTCGCCCTGGTAGGCCCGTCGGGCTGCGGCAAGTCGACCTTGCTGCATCTGGCGGCCGGCCTGGAAAACCCCACCGAAGGCAGCGTCCTGGCCGACGGCAAGGCGGTCGCCGGCCCCCATCCCAGCCGTACCCTGGTGTTCCAGGAGCACGCGCTGTACCCCTGGCTGACGCTGGAGGACAACGTGGCGCTGGCGCTGGAATTCCAGAACACGCCCAAACCCCGCGCCCGCGAAGCCGCGCGCCAGTGGCTGGCGCGCGTCAGCCTGGCCGGCTTCGAACACTATTACCCCCATCAGGTGTCCGGCGGCATGCGCCAACGCGCCGCCCTGGCGCGGGCCTTCATCGCGCAGCCGCAGACCATGCTGATGGACGAGCCCTTCGGCGCGCTGGACGCGCTGACCCGCCTGAGCCTGCAGGATGTGCTGCGCCAGCTCATCGCCCAGGAAAAGCCCACCGTGTTGCTGGTGACCCACGACGTGGACGAGGCCTTGTTCCTGGCCGATCGCATCATCGTCTTCAGCCCGCGCCCGGCCCGCGTGCTGCGCGAGTTCAACCTCGCGCACCGCGAAAAGACCCATGACCTGTCCGGCCTGGCGGCCGAGAAGCGCGAGATCCTGCGCCTGCTCGGCATCGCGGTGGACGGTTCCGGCGAACACGCCGACCTGGCCCTGGCGGCCTGA
- a CDS encoding ABC transporter substrate-binding protein: protein MKLKQWLSLPLAAALLAAAPAMAAEKFRVGYLRVMDDAQAIVAQEGGYYKKAGLDSELIEFKSGTDLIKAIVGGQLDIGVLGFTNAVAWASKGADLKVVGGAQQGYHSLIVREDSGIKDIAGLKGKTLASQAEGSTADVVLKGVVLKQGNLGADDVNVMGVSPAVAVQSLVGKRVDAAFLFEPYDRIAQLVAPVKQIYEVGQAWPFPCMVVITSGETLAKRKDDVWKALDAQNQAIQLLQKEPAQASKLIASYFIAEPTLKTLTRGELPRETVIAEAIGTQVFTPKLTDKDTRRMQEIADILQAQGSLKTRDGKPYDVSSIVDLSWQEARKL, encoded by the coding sequence ATGAAACTGAAGCAATGGCTGTCCCTGCCGCTGGCTGCGGCGCTGCTGGCGGCGGCCCCCGCGATGGCGGCCGAGAAATTCCGCGTGGGCTATCTGCGCGTGATGGACGATGCGCAAGCCATCGTCGCGCAAGAGGGCGGCTATTACAAAAAGGCCGGCCTGGATTCCGAACTGATCGAGTTCAAGTCGGGCACCGACCTGATCAAGGCGATTGTCGGCGGCCAGCTGGACATTGGCGTGCTGGGCTTCACCAACGCGGTGGCCTGGGCTTCCAAGGGCGCGGACCTGAAGGTGGTGGGCGGTGCGCAGCAGGGCTACCACTCGCTGATCGTGCGTGAAGACTCCGGTATCAAGGACATCGCGGGGCTGAAGGGCAAGACCCTGGCTTCCCAGGCCGAAGGCAGCACCGCCGACGTGGTCCTGAAGGGCGTGGTGCTCAAGCAGGGCAACCTGGGCGCGGACGACGTCAACGTCATGGGCGTAAGCCCGGCCGTGGCGGTCCAGTCGCTGGTGGGCAAGCGCGTGGACGCGGCCTTCCTGTTCGAACCCTACGACCGCATTGCGCAGCTGGTGGCGCCGGTCAAGCAGATCTATGAAGTCGGTCAGGCCTGGCCGTTCCCGTGCATGGTGGTGATCACCTCCGGCGAAACGCTGGCCAAGCGCAAGGACGACGTCTGGAAGGCGCTGGATGCGCAGAACCAGGCCATCCAGCTGCTGCAGAAGGAACCCGCGCAGGCTTCCAAGCTGATCGCGTCGTACTTCATCGCCGAGCCCACCTTGAAGACCTTGACCCGTGGCGAGCTGCCGCGCGAAACCGTCATCGCCGAGGCCATCGGCACGCAGGTCTTCACGCCCAAGCTGACCGACAAGGACACCCGCCGCATGCAGGAAATCGCCGACATCCTGCAGGCCCAGGGTTCGCTGAAGACCCGCGACGGCAAGCCGTATGACGTCTCCAGCATCGTCGACCTGTCCTGGCAAGAGGCTCGCAAGCTTTGA
- a CDS encoding ABC transporter permease, whose protein sequence is MSASTRVTGARKHFAGVLGVLFILALWQLAAFALPDFLMPGVPAVVERLVEDLGKQSFHQSLLGTLGRLGAGYGLALAAGIGFGLVAAVLFFFREVLRSAIVILQSIPSIAWVPLFLIVMGFGNTPIIVVVALSAFFPAALSVMNATESVQRVHVSAARVMGATRWGLVKRVYLPAVMPELITGAQLAFGNAWRALISAEMLIGFGKGLGRSLAYSGEIADMTGVMTNILVIAVLAALIDQFVLENLKHRLLRYQYV, encoded by the coding sequence TTGAGCGCATCTACCCGAGTCACCGGCGCCCGCAAACACTTCGCGGGCGTTCTGGGCGTGTTGTTCATCCTGGCCTTGTGGCAACTGGCGGCGTTCGCGCTGCCGGACTTCCTGATGCCGGGCGTGCCCGCCGTGGTCGAGCGCTTGGTCGAAGACCTGGGCAAGCAGTCCTTCCACCAGAGCCTCTTGGGCACGCTGGGACGGCTGGGTGCGGGCTACGGCCTGGCGCTGGCGGCCGGCATCGGCTTCGGCCTGGTGGCGGCGGTGCTGTTCTTCTTTCGCGAAGTGCTGCGCAGCGCCATCGTCATCCTGCAGTCGATTCCGTCGATCGCCTGGGTGCCGCTGTTCCTGATCGTGATGGGCTTCGGCAATACGCCGATCATCGTGGTGGTGGCGCTGTCCGCCTTCTTCCCGGCCGCGCTCAGCGTCATGAACGCGACTGAATCGGTGCAGCGCGTGCACGTGTCGGCGGCGCGCGTGATGGGCGCCACGCGCTGGGGGCTGGTCAAGCGGGTCTACCTGCCGGCCGTCATGCCCGAGCTCATCACCGGCGCGCAGCTCGCCTTCGGCAATGCCTGGCGCGCGCTGATCTCGGCGGAAATGCTGATCGGCTTCGGCAAGGGGCTGGGCCGTTCGCTGGCCTATTCTGGCGAAATCGCCGACATGACCGGCGTCATGACCAACATCCTGGTCATCGCCGTGCTGGCCGCGCTGATCGATCAGTTCGTGCTTGAAAACCTCAAGCACCGCCTGCTGCGCTATCAGTACGTTTAA
- a CDS encoding transporter substrate-binding domain-containing protein, translating into MIGRIRLLVLGACLVASGFAQAQSDAFAAARARGELVVGVPYLAPPPAAGAKIRTPDGLDAAMTDRVGQSLGLPVRLVQLPQEQAAAALAAGQVDLALADGESGQPDTVATQATGYAARPKAVIRSDTSLRRPADVRGRSVCMAEAATASRALAESWGAVVRTYRVPSDALVAVREGNCDIGLVDDAVWEPLVRFPEWKKFSSTLAADGARRERVWLLPAADSASRNWLSQEMRAWDRAGAWKAMTAKWARDVAFDVYLDQEVPDCHG; encoded by the coding sequence ATGATCGGCCGCATCCGTCTGTTGGTCCTCGGCGCTTGCCTGGTTGCATCGGGTTTCGCACAGGCGCAGTCCGACGCCTTCGCGGCGGCTCGGGCGCGCGGCGAGCTGGTGGTGGGCGTGCCTTACCTGGCGCCGCCGCCTGCGGCCGGCGCCAAGATCCGCACGCCGGACGGCCTGGACGCGGCAATGACGGACAGAGTGGGGCAGAGCCTCGGACTGCCGGTGCGCCTGGTGCAATTGCCGCAGGAGCAGGCCGCTGCCGCGCTGGCGGCGGGACAGGTCGATCTGGCCCTGGCCGACGGCGAGTCGGGCCAACCGGACACCGTCGCGACGCAGGCCACGGGCTATGCCGCGCGTCCCAAGGCCGTGATCCGCAGCGATACCAGCCTGCGCCGGCCCGCCGACGTGCGCGGCCGCAGCGTCTGCATGGCCGAGGCCGCAACCGCTTCCCGCGCCTTGGCCGAAAGCTGGGGCGCCGTGGTGCGCACCTACCGCGTGCCGTCCGATGCGCTGGTCGCCGTGCGCGAAGGCAACTGCGACATCGGCCTGGTCGACGACGCGGTCTGGGAGCCGCTGGTGCGCTTTCCGGAATGGAAGAAATTCTCCTCGACGCTGGCGGCCGATGGCGCCCGGCGCGAGCGCGTGTGGCTGCTGCCGGCCGCCGACTCCGCCAGCCGCAACTGGCTGAGCCAGGAAATGCGCGCCTGGGATCGTGCGGGCGCCTGGAAGGCCATGACCGCGAAGTGGGCGCGCGATGTGGCCTTCGACGTGTACCTCGATCAGGAAGTCCCTGACTGCCACGGCTAG
- a CDS encoding IMPACT family protein, translating to MTHTLTAPCTYQEDIKKSRFVAYAAPVSGVDEAMRFFAQHSDAEATHNCWAYRIGQEYRFNDDGEPGGTAGRPILQAIEGQDMDRVAVLVVRWYGGIKLGAGGLVRAYGGCAANCLRLGDRTEIVDLATVACACGFGELALLKSRLAQAGAAILQEDFNEEGVALRFTVPRAAVADLEVTAANITRGRAAWEVES from the coding sequence ATGACGCACACGCTGACCGCCCCTTGCACCTACCAGGAAGACATCAAGAAAAGCCGCTTCGTCGCGTATGCGGCGCCGGTGTCCGGCGTGGACGAAGCGATGCGCTTCTTTGCCCAGCACAGCGACGCGGAAGCGACCCACAACTGCTGGGCCTACCGCATCGGCCAGGAATACCGCTTCAATGACGACGGCGAACCGGGAGGCACGGCTGGCCGTCCCATCCTGCAAGCCATTGAAGGCCAGGACATGGATCGCGTGGCGGTGCTGGTAGTGCGCTGGTACGGGGGCATCAAGCTCGGCGCAGGCGGACTGGTGCGCGCCTACGGGGGCTGCGCGGCCAACTGCCTGCGGCTTGGGGACCGGACCGAGATCGTGGATCTTGCAACCGTCGCCTGCGCTTGCGGCTTTGGCGAACTGGCGTTGCTGAAGTCGCGCCTGGCTCAGGCAGGCGCGGCCATCCTGCAAGAAGATTTCAACGAAGAAGGGGTGGCGCTACGGTTCACGGTGCCGCGCGCAGCGGTGGCGGACCTGGAAGTGACCGCCGCCAACATCACGCGCGGCCGTGCGGCCTGGGAAGTCGAGTCCTGA
- a CDS encoding thioredoxin family protein produces the protein MSIVELTKDSFQEAITPDGTLIVDFWAPWCGPCRGFAPVFEQAATEHPDVTFAKVNTDVEQELAGALGIRSIPTLMVFREKVLLFSQPGALSGGQLNELLAKIKEVDMEKVHQEIAAAQNGQDA, from the coding sequence ATGAGTATTGTTGAACTCACCAAAGACAGCTTCCAGGAAGCCATCACCCCCGACGGTACGCTGATCGTCGATTTCTGGGCGCCGTGGTGCGGCCCCTGCCGCGGTTTCGCGCCGGTCTTCGAGCAGGCCGCCACCGAGCATCCCGACGTCACCTTCGCCAAGGTCAATACCGACGTGGAACAGGAACTGGCCGGCGCACTGGGCATCCGCTCGATCCCGACCCTGATGGTCTTCCGCGAGAAGGTCCTGCTGTTCTCGCAACCGGGCGCCCTGTCGGGCGGCCAGCTCAATGAGCTGCTCGCCAAGATCAAGGAAGTGGACATGGAAAAGGTCCATCAGGAAATCGCGGCTGCCCAGAACGGACAGGACGCCTGA
- a CDS encoding LLM class flavin-dependent oxidoreductase: MSSLARIPFSVLDLAPIVQGRDAADAFRNTVAVAQHVERLGYKRFWLAEHHNINGVASSATAVLIGHVASHTSTLRVGSGGVMLPNHAPLIIAEQFGTLETLYPGRIDLGLGRAPGSDGATQHALRRGPRSGLEFPALVEELRGFLAPSRPGQPVRAIPGEGLDIPIWLLGSSDFSARLAAELGLPFSFAGHFSPEGMAAMRLYRHLFKPSATLARPYAMIGVPVVAAETDEAARRQATTQQLKFLSLVRGNRLQLQPPVDSMDGLWNEWEREAVHQRLGAAIVGGPDTVRRELEALVAETEADEVMIVSDFYDIADRLRSFEIVASLKNGAPASTAA, translated from the coding sequence ATGAGCAGCCTGGCACGCATCCCTTTTTCCGTACTGGACCTGGCCCCGATTGTGCAGGGCCGCGACGCGGCTGACGCCTTCCGCAACACGGTTGCGGTCGCGCAGCACGTGGAACGCCTGGGCTACAAACGCTTCTGGCTGGCCGAACACCACAACATCAACGGCGTGGCCAGCAGCGCCACGGCGGTGCTGATCGGCCACGTGGCCTCGCACACCAGCACCCTGCGCGTGGGCTCGGGCGGCGTCATGCTGCCCAACCATGCTCCGCTGATCATCGCCGAGCAGTTCGGCACGCTGGAAACGCTTTACCCTGGCCGCATCGACCTGGGTCTGGGCCGCGCACCCGGCAGCGACGGCGCCACGCAGCACGCCTTGCGCCGCGGTCCGCGCAGCGGCTTGGAATTCCCTGCGCTGGTCGAAGAATTGCGCGGCTTCCTGGCGCCTTCGCGCCCCGGGCAACCGGTGCGCGCGATTCCCGGCGAAGGCCTGGACATTCCGATCTGGCTGCTGGGTTCCAGCGATTTCAGCGCGCGGCTCGCCGCGGAGCTGGGGCTGCCCTTCTCCTTCGCGGGGCATTTCTCGCCTGAAGGCATGGCCGCCATGCGCCTGTACCGCCATTTGTTCAAGCCGTCGGCAACGCTGGCGCGGCCCTACGCCATGATAGGCGTGCCGGTCGTGGCCGCCGAAACCGATGAGGCCGCCAGGCGCCAGGCCACAACCCAGCAGCTGAAATTCCTGTCGCTGGTGCGCGGCAACCGCCTGCAGCTGCAGCCGCCCGTGGACAGCATGGACGGCCTGTGGAACGAATGGGAGCGCGAGGCGGTCCATCAAAGACTGGGCGCCGCGATCGTGGGCGGCCCGGATACCGTCCGGCGCGAACTGGAAGCGCTGGTCGCCGAGACCGAGGCCGACGAAGTCATGATCGTCTCGGATTTCTACGATATCGCCGACCGCCTGCGGTCCTTCGAGATCGTCGCGTCGTTGAAAAACGGCGCCCCGGCAAGCACCGCGGCCTGA
- a CDS encoding NCS2 family permease, which translates to MLEKLFKLREHGTTARTELVAGLTTFLTMSYIIFVNPDILSSTGMDRDAVFVATCLAAALGSLVMALIANWPIGMAPGMGLNAFFAFTVVKTMGYTWEQALGAVFISGVIFLFLTFSGIRVWLVKGIPHSLRSAIAAGIGLFLAIIALSSANIVVAHPATKVTLGDLTQPGPLFAILGFFIIAALDALRVRGAILIGILVVTVLSMALGYNEFKGIFAAPPSLAPTLMKLDILGALHSGFVHVILVFVLVEVFDATGTLVGVAKRAGLMPENRPNRLGRALFADSSAIVAGSMLGTSSTTAYVESASGVQAGGRTGMTALVVAVLFLAALFISPLAGAVPAYATAPALLYVAGLMMRELIDIDWNDVCEATPAALTALVMPFTYSIANGIAFGFISYVVLKTATGKIRDVHPATWLVAALFVIRYAFFPG; encoded by the coding sequence ATGCTCGAGAAGCTATTCAAGCTGCGTGAACACGGCACGACAGCGCGTACGGAACTGGTCGCCGGCCTGACGACCTTCCTGACGATGTCGTACATCATCTTCGTCAATCCGGACATCCTGTCGTCGACGGGCATGGACCGCGATGCCGTGTTCGTCGCCACCTGCCTGGCCGCCGCGCTGGGCTCGCTGGTGATGGCGCTGATCGCCAACTGGCCGATCGGCATGGCGCCGGGCATGGGCCTGAACGCCTTCTTCGCATTCACCGTGGTCAAGACCATGGGCTACACCTGGGAGCAGGCGCTGGGCGCCGTGTTCATCTCGGGCGTGATCTTCCTGTTCCTGACGTTCTCGGGCATCCGGGTCTGGCTGGTCAAGGGCATTCCGCATTCGCTGCGCAGCGCCATCGCCGCCGGCATCGGGCTGTTCCTTGCCATTATCGCGCTATCCAGCGCCAACATCGTGGTCGCGCATCCCGCCACCAAGGTCACGCTGGGCGACCTGACCCAGCCGGGCCCGCTGTTCGCCATCCTGGGCTTTTTCATCATCGCCGCGCTGGATGCGCTGCGCGTGCGCGGCGCGATCCTGATCGGCATCCTGGTGGTCACGGTGCTGTCGATGGCGCTGGGCTACAACGAATTCAAGGGCATCTTCGCCGCCCCGCCCAGCCTGGCGCCCACGCTGATGAAGCTGGACATCCTGGGCGCGCTGCACAGCGGCTTCGTGCACGTGATCCTGGTGTTCGTGCTGGTCGAAGTGTTCGACGCCACCGGCACGCTGGTGGGCGTGGCCAAGCGCGCGGGCCTGATGCCCGAGAACCGCCCCAACCGCCTGGGCCGCGCGCTCTTTGCCGACAGCAGCGCCATCGTGGCCGGTTCGATGCTGGGCACCAGCAGCACCACCGCCTACGTGGAAAGCGCCTCGGGCGTGCAGGCCGGCGGCCGTACCGGCATGACCGCCCTGGTCGTCGCGGTGCTGTTCCTGGCTGCGCTGTTCATTTCGCCGCTGGCCGGCGCCGTGCCGGCCTACGCCACCGCGCCCGCCCTGCTCTACGTGGCCGGCCTGATGATGCGCGAACTGATCGACATCGACTGGAACGACGTCTGCGAAGCCACGCCGGCAGCGCTGACCGCGCTGGTCATGCCGTTCACGTACTCGATCGCCAACGGCATCGCCTTCGGCTTCATCAGCTACGTGGTGCTGAAGACGGCCACCGGCAAGATCCGCGACGTGCATCCCGCGACCTGGCTGGTCGCCGCGCTGTTCGTGATCCGCTACGCCTTCTTCCCAGGCTAG
- the tsaD gene encoding tRNA (adenosine(37)-N6)-threonylcarbamoyltransferase complex transferase subunit TsaD, giving the protein MIILGFESSCDETGVAAVCTERGLLAHALHTQIAMHQEYGGVVPELASRDHIRRVVPLTRQVLEDAGLQMSDVGAVAYTAGPGLAGALLVGASVAQSFAWSRHLPAIGIHHLEGHLLSPMLADPRPEFPFVALLVSGGHTQLMRVDGVGRYELLGETLDDAAGEAFDKSAKLMGLGYPGGPALSRLAASGDAARFDLPRPMLHSGDLDFSFSGLKTAVLTRVKAAEAAGGLDEQTRADLAAATQAAIVEVLAAKAIKALKQTGLKRLVVAGGVGANQLLRAKLDAALKPLKARAYFPPLELCTDNGAMIAFAAAERVKAGLATLDPDAHSFTVKPRWDLADIA; this is encoded by the coding sequence ATGATTATTCTCGGCTTTGAAAGCTCCTGCGACGAAACCGGCGTCGCAGCCGTCTGTACGGAACGGGGCCTGCTCGCGCACGCGCTGCATACCCAGATCGCCATGCACCAGGAATACGGGGGCGTGGTGCCGGAACTCGCCTCGCGCGACCATATCCGCCGCGTCGTGCCGCTGACCCGCCAGGTCCTCGAAGACGCGGGCCTGCAAATGTCGGATGTCGGCGCCGTGGCCTATACGGCCGGCCCCGGCCTGGCCGGCGCCTTGCTGGTGGGCGCCAGCGTCGCGCAGTCATTCGCCTGGTCGCGCCATCTGCCCGCCATCGGCATCCATCACCTGGAAGGCCATCTGCTGTCGCCGATGCTGGCGGATCCGCGACCGGAATTTCCCTTCGTGGCCTTGCTGGTGTCCGGCGGACACACGCAGCTGATGCGCGTGGACGGGGTGGGGCGCTATGAATTGCTGGGCGAAACGCTGGACGACGCCGCGGGCGAGGCCTTCGACAAGTCCGCCAAGCTGATGGGCCTGGGCTATCCGGGCGGGCCGGCGCTGTCCCGGCTGGCTGCCAGCGGCGATGCCGCGCGTTTCGATCTGCCGCGCCCGATGCTGCACAGCGGCGACCTGGATTTCAGTTTCAGTGGCCTGAAGACGGCGGTGCTGACCCGCGTCAAGGCCGCCGAGGCCGCGGGCGGTCTGGACGAACAGACCCGCGCCGACCTGGCCGCGGCCACGCAGGCCGCGATCGTGGAAGTGCTGGCGGCCAAGGCCATCAAGGCGCTGAAGCAGACCGGCCTGAAGCGCCTGGTGGTGGCCGGGGGCGTGGGCGCCAACCAGCTGCTGCGCGCCAAGCTGGACGCGGCGCTCAAGCCGCTCAAGGCGCGCGCCTATTTCCCGCCCCTGGAACTGTGCACCGACAACGGCGCCATGATCGCCTTTGCGGCCGCCGAGCGGGTCAAGGCGGGCCTGGCGACCCTGGATCCGGACGCGCACAGCTTCACTGTGAAGCCGCGCTGGGACCTGGCCGACATCGCCTGA